The following coding sequences lie in one Mucilaginibacter sp. KACC 22773 genomic window:
- a CDS encoding POT-type proton-dependent oligopeptide transporter: protein MQEKTAAQSRSIGKIPRAVPFIIGNEFAERFSFYGMRSILAVFLVHQFFSHENSVEANAHSNSINHMFSTLVYATPLLGAILADWFFGKYRVILIGSLIYTIGHFLLSMFDTNLAGFQTGLIIIAFSAGAIKSCVSANVGDQFDHSNQHLMSTIYSWFYFSINAGSMVSLFLIPLIYDKFGAAWAFGVPGILMALATLIFFSGSKSYVKLPAKGINKDNFVSVSFYTLLCKLSPKAPGTAWEQAEAKYGYDKVDGIKAVWRIMAVFAFIPVFWSLWDMNSAEWVLQSVHLDLNLGVFGWKILPSQIQTVNAVFLLAMIPLFNFFLYPLATKLGLKLTPLRKIGFGLLVTAGSFLIIALLQEKVDKGLHPSVWWQIFAYAILSAGEVLVSLVGLEYAYTQSPVSMKSTMTAIWYFTYSVGSFFNTIVNNSIANHGYFARFTGASFFWLFTGICLGFFVIFLFVSPRLKEKAYLVDEVLAKGLDIHDDKVTPIHPDNPIV, encoded by the coding sequence ATGCAGGAAAAAACAGCAGCACAATCACGATCGATAGGTAAAATTCCAAGGGCAGTACCATTTATTATAGGCAATGAATTTGCAGAGCGTTTCAGTTTTTACGGAATGCGGAGTATCCTGGCTGTTTTTTTAGTTCACCAGTTTTTCAGCCATGAAAATTCGGTTGAAGCCAATGCCCACTCCAACAGTATCAACCACATGTTTTCTACCCTGGTTTATGCTACCCCTCTGCTTGGTGCTATCCTTGCCGACTGGTTTTTTGGTAAGTACCGCGTTATCCTTATCGGTTCGCTTATTTATACCATCGGGCACTTCCTTTTATCAATGTTTGATACCAACCTGGCCGGCTTCCAAACCGGCTTAATTATTATAGCATTTTCTGCAGGCGCCATCAAATCGTGTGTATCTGCCAATGTTGGCGACCAGTTTGACCATAGCAACCAGCACTTGATGAGTACCATTTACAGTTGGTTTTACTTCAGCATCAATGCAGGATCCATGGTTAGTTTGTTCCTGATCCCTTTAATTTATGATAAATTTGGCGCTGCCTGGGCGTTTGGCGTACCGGGGATATTAATGGCTCTGGCTACCCTGATATTCTTCTCGGGTAGTAAAAGTTATGTAAAGCTACCCGCAAAAGGCATTAATAAAGATAATTTTGTATCGGTAAGCTTTTATACACTTTTGTGTAAATTGAGCCCAAAAGCACCCGGAACTGCCTGGGAACAAGCAGAAGCCAAATACGGATATGATAAAGTTGATGGCATTAAAGCCGTTTGGCGTATCATGGCTGTATTTGCTTTTATACCGGTTTTTTGGTCGTTATGGGATATGAACAGTGCCGAATGGGTGTTACAATCTGTTCACCTCGATTTAAACTTAGGGGTTTTCGGATGGAAAATTCTTCCATCTCAAATACAAACAGTAAACGCAGTTTTCCTGTTGGCGATGATTCCCCTTTTTAATTTCTTTTTGTATCCGCTGGCCACAAAACTGGGCTTAAAGCTAACCCCGCTTCGTAAAATAGGCTTTGGTTTGTTGGTTACCGCAGGTAGCTTTTTAATCATCGCCTTACTACAGGAAAAGGTTGATAAAGGCTTACATCCTTCCGTTTGGTGGCAGATTTTTGCTTACGCGATATTATCAGCAGGCGAAGTATTGGTTTCATTAGTTGGGCTGGAGTACGCGTACACCCAATCGCCTGTATCTATGAAGAGCACCATGACCGCTATCTGGTATTTTACTTATTCGGTAGGTTCATTCTTCAATACCATTGTTAATAACAGCATTGCCAACCATGGTTATTTTGCCCGTTTTACCGGTGCATCTTTCTTTTGGCTTTTCACAGGCATCTGCCTTGGCTTTTTTGTGATATTCCTTTTTGTAAGCCCACGATTAAAGGAAAAAGCTTATTTGGTAGATGAGGTACTGGCAAAAGGACTGGATATTCACGACGATAAAGTAACTCCAATTCATCCTGATAACCCGATTGTATAA
- a CDS encoding Gfo/Idh/MocA family protein has protein sequence MKTYFKHGAKLFLTLLFVNCAGITLAQTTIPTPTTPMVPNKPEALPPDTAKKLGKDTTLIKKDTVPVKKIATGPKVGIAGLNHDHIHLILNEYRNGNVNIVGIAEPDKKLWAKYGKMYGVPDSLFFEDLKTMCLARKPVIVLGYNAVGKHIDVVETCAPLHISVMVEKPLAATLEQARRMEFLALKYYINLLTNYETTWYPSVQDAYNTVRADSVGMIRKMVFHDGHQGPREIGCSEDFLAWLTDPILNGAGALNDFGCYGANMMTWLMQGQRPIAVTAVARHYKPSVYPKVEDDATIIVEYPNATGMIEASWNWPYGIKDMEIFGAKGYIHTFDKDSVEVRVNNSVRSFKAPALPAPADAPVPYFTAALKNPIKSHNDRSSLRYNMIVMQILDAAKRSIKEGRRIVL, from the coding sequence ATGAAAACATATTTTAAACACGGGGCTAAATTATTTTTAACCCTGCTTTTTGTTAATTGCGCAGGTATTACCCTGGCGCAAACAACCATTCCCACTCCTACTACACCTATGGTGCCCAATAAGCCCGAAGCCTTGCCTCCAGATACAGCAAAAAAGCTTGGAAAGGATACCACATTAATAAAAAAGGACACCGTCCCGGTGAAAAAAATAGCCACCGGGCCAAAAGTGGGCATAGCCGGCCTAAACCACGACCATATACACCTGATCCTAAACGAATACCGCAACGGCAACGTTAATATTGTTGGCATTGCCGAACCCGATAAAAAACTGTGGGCCAAATATGGCAAAATGTATGGCGTACCCGATTCGTTGTTTTTTGAAGATTTAAAAACCATGTGCCTCGCCCGCAAACCAGTAATAGTTTTAGGTTACAATGCGGTTGGCAAACATATAGATGTGGTAGAAACCTGCGCACCGCTGCACATTTCGGTAATGGTTGAGAAACCTTTGGCCGCCACGCTTGAACAAGCCCGGCGTATGGAGTTCCTGGCTCTTAAATACTACATCAACCTGCTTACCAATTATGAAACTACCTGGTACCCATCGGTACAAGATGCCTATAATACTGTACGGGCAGATAGTGTGGGAATGATCCGTAAAATGGTGTTTCATGATGGCCACCAGGGTCCGCGCGAGATTGGTTGCAGCGAAGATTTTTTGGCCTGGCTAACAGATCCCATACTTAACGGCGCCGGTGCGCTAAACGATTTTGGCTGCTACGGCGCCAATATGATGACCTGGCTGATGCAGGGGCAAAGGCCAATAGCAGTTACTGCGGTGGCCAGGCATTACAAACCATCGGTATACCCTAAGGTTGAAGACGATGCCACCATTATTGTTGAATACCCTAACGCCACCGGCATGATAGAAGCATCATGGAACTGGCCATACGGCATCAAAGACATGGAGATATTTGGCGCCAAAGGCTATATCCACACCTTTGATAAAGATAGCGTTGAAGTAAGAGTTAACAACAGTGTGCGCAGCTTTAAGGCGCCGGCTTTGCCCGCACCCGCCGATGCGCCTGTGCCCTATTTTACGGCCGCCCTTAAAAACCCCATTAAATCGCATAACGACCGGTCGTCATTAAGATATAATATGATAGTGATGCAGATATTGGATGCAGCCAAAAGATCGATAAAAGAAGGCAGGCGGATAGTACTTTAA
- a CDS encoding acetyl-CoA C-acyltransferase, whose protein sequence is MKEVVIIAATRTPIGSFGGSLATIGATQLGALVIKSAVEKAGLKPDQIQEVYMGNVMSANLGQAPATQAAIFAGLPYLPATTVNKVCASGMKAIMLAAQSIDLGQNDIVVAGGMESMSNVPYYLDKARNGYRLGNGQIIDGLVKDGLWDVYNDYHMGSAAELCAVDCNISREDQDAFAIESYKRAQSAQAEGKFKDEITPVELKDKKGDVTLFTDDEEPKAVKFDKIPSLKPVFKKDGTVTAANASTLNDGAAALVLMSREKANELGIKPLARIISYADAQQAPEWFTTAPSKAIPLALHKAGLSSDQIDFFEINEAFSVVAIANNQLLKLDPAKVNVNGGAVSLGHPLGASGARIIVTLINVLQQNQGKFGAAGICNGGGGASAMVIENLR, encoded by the coding sequence ATGAAAGAAGTAGTAATAATAGCCGCCACCCGTACGCCTATAGGTAGTTTCGGTGGTAGCTTAGCCACTATAGGCGCCACGCAACTTGGGGCGCTGGTTATCAAATCGGCAGTTGAAAAGGCCGGGTTAAAGCCAGATCAGATACAAGAAGTTTATATGGGTAATGTAATGTCGGCCAATTTAGGCCAGGCGCCGGCTACCCAGGCAGCTATATTTGCCGGCCTACCCTATTTACCTGCCACTACGGTCAATAAAGTTTGCGCCTCGGGCATGAAAGCTATTATGCTTGCTGCACAAAGCATAGACCTTGGCCAAAACGACATTGTGGTTGCCGGGGGAATGGAGAGCATGAGCAACGTACCCTATTACCTGGATAAAGCCCGCAACGGCTATCGCTTAGGCAACGGGCAAATTATTGATGGCCTGGTAAAAGATGGCCTTTGGGATGTATATAATGATTACCACATGGGCTCAGCAGCCGAGCTTTGCGCCGTTGATTGTAACATCAGCCGCGAAGATCAGGATGCATTTGCCATTGAGTCATACAAGCGCGCACAATCAGCCCAGGCCGAGGGTAAATTCAAGGATGAAATAACTCCTGTTGAACTAAAAGATAAAAAAGGCGATGTTACCCTGTTTACAGATGACGAGGAACCTAAAGCCGTTAAGTTTGACAAAATCCCTTCATTAAAGCCCGTATTTAAAAAAGATGGCACTGTAACGGCTGCCAATGCATCAACACTAAATGATGGCGCGGCGGCTTTAGTATTAATGAGCCGCGAAAAAGCTAATGAACTGGGCATTAAACCGCTTGCCCGTATTATATCTTATGCCGATGCACAGCAGGCGCCGGAATGGTTTACCACCGCCCCATCAAAGGCCATCCCATTAGCATTACACAAAGCTGGTTTGTCATCAGATCAAATCGATTTTTTCGAGATAAACGAGGCCTTCTCTGTTGTAGCCATCGCTAACAATCAATTGTTGAAGCTCGACCCCGCAAAAGTTAACGTAAATGGCGGTGCGGTTTCATTAGGCCACCCGCTGGGTGCATCGGGTGCGCGAATCATTGTTACCTTAATTAACGTATTACAACAAAACCAGGGCAAATTTGGTGCGGCCGGAATTTGTAACGGCGGCGGCGGCGCCAGCGCAATGGTTATCGAAAATTTACGTTAG
- a CDS encoding polyprenol monophosphomannose synthase — MPDSIVIIPTYNEKENIERMIRKIFSLPHDFHLLIIDDGSPDGTSTIVKNLMNVYPEQLFIVERAGKQGLGTAYIHGFKWAIERHYDYIFEMDADFSHNPDDLLKLRQACIDGADAAIGSRYSTGVNVVNWPMSRVLMSYFASVYVRFITGIDVADSTAGFMCYKRKVLETIELDKIKFVGYAFQIEMKYTTVKHGFKLVEVPIIFINRTLGTSKMSSGIFGEAIFGVIKMKLNSIFRKYPEG, encoded by the coding sequence GTGCCAGACAGTATAGTTATTATACCCACCTATAACGAGAAGGAAAATATTGAGCGGATGATCCGCAAAATATTTTCCCTTCCGCATGATTTTCATTTGCTTATCATCGATGACGGATCGCCGGATGGTACCTCCACCATTGTAAAAAATTTAATGAACGTATATCCCGAGCAGCTTTTTATAGTAGAGCGGGCGGGAAAACAGGGCTTAGGCACCGCCTATATCCACGGTTTTAAATGGGCTATTGAGCGCCATTACGACTATATTTTTGAAATGGATGCTGATTTTTCGCACAATCCCGACGATTTGCTGAAGCTGCGACAAGCCTGTATTGACGGTGCCGATGCTGCTATCGGCTCGCGCTACAGCACAGGGGTAAACGTGGTAAACTGGCCCATGAGCCGTGTACTCATGAGTTATTTTGCATCTGTATACGTGCGTTTTATTACCGGAATAGATGTTGCCGATTCAACAGCCGGATTCATGTGTTATAAACGCAAAGTACTGGAAACTATCGAGCTTGATAAAATAAAGTTTGTGGGCTACGCTTTCCAGATCGAGATGAAATACACCACGGTTAAACATGGCTTTAAACTGGTAGAAGTACCCATTATATTCATCAACCGAACCCTCGGCACATCCAAAATGTCGTCGGGCATATTTGGCGAAGCTATTTTTGGCGTAATAAAAATGAAACTCAACAGCATTTTCAGGAAATACCCGGAGGGATGA
- the ruvB gene encoding Holliday junction branch migration DNA helicase RuvB has translation MNEHLDPAPERLSNTERDIEKVLRPQQFEDFTGQHKILANLKIFVQAARQRGEALDHVLLHGPPGLGKTTLSHIIANEMSVGIKITSGPVLDKPGDLAGLLTNLETGDILFIDEIHRLSPLVEEYLYSAMEDFKIDIMLESGPNARSVQISLNPFTLVGATTRSGLLTAPLRARFGINARLEYYDAKLLTTIVLRSSSILKTPITDEGAYEIARRSRGTPRIANALLRRTRDFAQIKGDGNIDTSIAKYALNALNVDEHGLDEMDNKILSTIIDKFKGGPVGLKTIATAVGEDEGTIEEVYEPFLIQEGFLMRTARGRECTESAYKHLGKIKLGGNPSLF, from the coding sequence ATGAACGAGCACCTTGATCCGGCACCGGAACGCCTCAGCAATACCGAGCGTGATATCGAAAAAGTTTTACGCCCGCAACAGTTTGAGGATTTTACCGGTCAGCATAAAATATTAGCTAACTTAAAAATATTTGTACAGGCAGCCCGCCAGCGTGGCGAGGCGCTTGATCACGTGTTGCTGCACGGCCCTCCGGGACTGGGCAAAACCACGCTATCGCACATCATCGCCAATGAAATGAGTGTAGGCATCAAGATAACATCGGGCCCCGTATTGGATAAACCCGGCGATCTGGCGGGCCTGCTTACCAACCTGGAAACAGGCGATATTCTTTTTATTGACGAGATACACCGTTTAAGCCCCCTAGTTGAAGAGTATTTATACTCGGCAATGGAGGACTTTAAAATAGATATTATGCTGGAGAGCGGCCCTAACGCGCGCTCGGTACAAATCTCGCTCAACCCATTCACCCTGGTTGGTGCCACCACCCGCTCGGGCCTGCTTACCGCGCCTTTACGGGCCCGGTTTGGTATTAATGCCCGGCTGGAGTATTATGATGCCAAACTGCTTACCACTATTGTACTGCGGTCATCATCCATACTTAAAACGCCTATTACCGATGAGGGGGCTTATGAAATTGCCCGCCGCAGTCGCGGTACGCCCCGTATAGCCAATGCGCTGTTGCGCCGCACGCGCGATTTTGCGCAGATAAAAGGCGACGGTAATATTGATACCTCCATAGCCAAATATGCCCTTAACGCCCTTAATGTTGATGAGCATGGCCTGGATGAAATGGACAACAAAATATTGAGCACCATTATTGATAAATTTAAAGGCGGCCCCGTTGGGTTAAAAACCATAGCGACTGCCGTTGGTGAAGATGAGGGTACCATTGAAGAAGTTTACGAACCATTTTTAATACAGGAAGGCTTTTTAATGCGCACAGCCCGCGGCCGCGAGTGCACCGAGAGCGCTTATAAACACTTGGGCAAAATAAAACTTGGGGGCAACCCATCGTTATTTTAA
- a CDS encoding ribbon-helix-helix domain-containing protein, with protein MAEKKAFVLRINPDVLKELEAWAAEEFRSTNGQIEYLMQQALLTRKKGAKKKKE; from the coding sequence ATGGCTGAGAAAAAGGCATTTGTATTACGCATTAATCCCGATGTATTAAAGGAACTGGAAGCCTGGGCTGCCGAAGAATTCAGAAGCACCAACGGGCAAATAGAATACCTGATGCAACAGGCACTGCTTACACGTAAAAAAGGGGCGAAGAAGAAAAAGGAGTAA
- a CDS encoding dihydrofolate reductase has translation MITSIIVAIAKNRAIGKDNKLLWYLPNDLKHFKEVTTGHTVIMGRKTFDSVGKPLPRRRNIVITRQDISIEGCEVVKSIEAALALCAGEDEVFIVGGAEIYRQAIPLTGRIYLTIIDQEFEGDTFFPELNTEDWQETQRENFEPDDKNKYSYSFITLERR, from the coding sequence ATGATTACATCTATCATAGTGGCTATCGCCAAAAACCGTGCAATAGGCAAAGACAATAAATTACTTTGGTATTTACCAAACGACCTGAAGCATTTTAAAGAGGTTACCACCGGGCATACCGTTATCATGGGCCGCAAAACATTTGATTCGGTAGGTAAACCATTGCCCAGGCGGCGCAACATTGTAATTACCCGCCAGGATATCAGCATTGAAGGGTGCGAAGTTGTAAAATCAATTGAAGCGGCATTAGCGCTTTGTGCCGGGGAGGATGAAGTATTTATTGTAGGTGGTGCCGAAATTTACAGGCAGGCCATCCCGCTAACAGGCCGCATATATCTCACCATAATTGACCAGGAATTTGAAGGAGATACCTTTTTCCCTGAGTTAAACACCGAGGACTGGCAGGAAACGCAACGTGAAAATTTTGAGCCTGATGACAAAAACAAGTATAGCTATTCGTTTATCACACTGGAACGTCGCTAA
- the ispE gene encoding 4-(cytidine 5'-diphospho)-2-C-methyl-D-erythritol kinase, with translation MILFPNAKINIGLNITERRPDGYHNLETIFYPIAIKDALEVVVSDELTFSSSGLDIPGRVEDNLCLKGYHMLKKDFDLPPVSIHLHKNIPIGAGLGGGSADAAFFIRLMNEQFNLCLSVDEMTDYARRLGADCAFFIENKPVFAFERGDEFETIKLDLSAYKIVLVMPDIHISTSEAFSGIKPTPVKDSLLELISEPITEWKKNIKNDFETSIFKNHIEIRGVKAALYEAGAIYASMSGSGASVFGIFDHTPDLGFLEADNEVFYL, from the coding sequence ATGATCCTTTTTCCCAACGCAAAAATAAACATAGGCCTTAATATTACCGAACGCCGCCCGGATGGTTATCATAACCTGGAAACTATTTTTTATCCTATTGCCATAAAAGATGCGCTGGAAGTGGTTGTAAGTGATGAGCTTACTTTTTCCTCATCGGGGCTTGATATTCCGGGCAGGGTCGAGGATAATCTTTGCTTAAAAGGCTATCACATGCTTAAAAAAGACTTTGATTTACCGCCGGTTAGCATTCATCTGCATAAAAACATTCCGATAGGGGCCGGGTTGGGCGGAGGATCGGCTGACGCGGCTTTTTTTATCAGGCTGATGAATGAGCAGTTTAACCTTTGCCTTTCGGTAGATGAAATGACTGACTATGCCCGGCGCCTGGGGGCCGATTGCGCCTTTTTTATCGAAAATAAACCCGTGTTTGCGTTTGAGCGGGGAGACGAATTTGAAACAATAAAACTCGACTTATCGGCTTACAAAATTGTACTGGTAATGCCCGATATTCATATTTCTACTTCAGAGGCCTTCAGCGGTATTAAACCAACGCCTGTTAAAGATTCCCTGCTGGAACTGATTAGCGAACCCATAACCGAATGGAAAAAAAATATCAAAAACGATTTTGAAACCTCCATTTTTAAAAATCATATCGAGATTCGCGGCGTTAAAGCTGCCCTTTATGAGGCCGGTGCAATTTATGCCAGCATGAGTGGCAGCGGGGCCTCTGTATTCGGAATATTTGACCACACACCCGATCTGGGGTTTTTAGAGGCGGATAATGAAGTGTTTTATTTATGA
- a CDS encoding thymidylate synthase, giving the protein MKQYLDLMKHVLETGAQKHDRTGTGTVSVFGYQMRFNLKDGFPMVTTKKLHLKSIIHELIWFLSGDSNIRYLKENGVRIWDEWADADGNLGPVYGVQWRSWPTPDGGHIDQIAQVVNQIKNNPDSRRMIVSAWNVAEVNQMALPPCHSLFQFYVEPADKAKGETKGKLSCQLYQRSADIFLGVPFNIASYALLTMMVAQVCDLDYGDFIHTLGDAHLYNNHLEQVNLQLSREPRPLPTMKINPDVKDIFSFKFEDFTLENYDPHPHIKGVVAV; this is encoded by the coding sequence ATGAAACAGTATCTCGATTTGATGAAGCATGTATTGGAAACCGGCGCGCAAAAGCACGACAGGACTGGTACCGGTACAGTAAGTGTGTTTGGCTACCAGATGCGTTTCAACCTTAAAGATGGTTTCCCGATGGTGACCACTAAAAAGCTGCACCTTAAATCAATCATCCATGAGTTGATATGGTTTTTAAGCGGCGACAGCAATATCCGTTACCTCAAAGAAAACGGCGTACGCATTTGGGACGAATGGGCCGATGCCGACGGCAACCTTGGCCCTGTATACGGTGTGCAATGGCGAAGCTGGCCAACACCTGATGGCGGCCATATTGACCAAATAGCCCAGGTAGTTAACCAAATTAAAAACAATCCGGATTCGCGCCGCATGATTGTTTCTGCATGGAACGTAGCAGAAGTAAACCAGATGGCTTTGCCACCTTGCCATAGCCTGTTCCAGTTTTATGTGGAGCCCGCTGATAAAGCGAAAGGCGAAACTAAAGGAAAATTATCCTGCCAGTTATACCAGCGCAGTGCCGATATATTTTTAGGTGTGCCTTTCAACATCGCATCATACGCCCTGCTCACCATGATGGTAGCACAGGTATGCGACCTGGATTATGGCGATTTTATCCACACTCTTGGCGATGCCCACCTGTACAACAATCACCTGGAACAGGTTAACCTGCAATTGAGCCGCGAACCCCGCCCGCTGCCAACTATGAAAATTAACCCGGACGTGAAGGATATTTTCAGCTTTAAATTTGAAGACTTCACGTTGGAAAATTATGACCCGCATCCGCATATTAAGGGTGTGGTGGCGGTATAG
- a CDS encoding SPFH domain-containing protein, whose amino-acid sequence MDSEKTINPPSGFAAFVLLLVVLAVAAVCLFIGEEPIGSILGILGFIFILPGLVIVNPNESKVLTLFGKYVGTVKKDGFFWVNPFTVKRKVSLRAFNLNGQQLKVNDSIGNPIEIAAVIVWQIKDTASAVFAVENYIQYVNIQSEAAVRHLANSFPYDNLEDETATITLRGGAEQVSLLLEKELNERLDRAGIEVLEARISHLAYAPEIAHSMLQVQQASAIIAARRLIVEGAVGMVEMALNKLSEKNIVELDEEKKAAMVSNLLVVLCGDRSVNPVVNTGTLYH is encoded by the coding sequence ATGGACTCCGAAAAAACCATCAACCCACCATCTGGCTTTGCGGCTTTTGTCTTACTGCTTGTTGTATTGGCCGTAGCTGCCGTTTGCTTATTTATTGGCGAAGAGCCAATAGGTTCCATATTAGGTATACTGGGTTTTATTTTTATACTGCCCGGGCTGGTTATTGTAAACCCCAACGAATCAAAAGTGCTTACCCTTTTTGGTAAATATGTGGGTACCGTAAAAAAAGACGGCTTTTTTTGGGTAAACCCTTTTACCGTAAAAAGAAAAGTTTCGTTAAGGGCATTTAACCTTAACGGGCAGCAATTAAAAGTAAACGACAGCATTGGCAACCCTATTGAAATTGCTGCTGTTATTGTGTGGCAGATAAAGGACACTGCCAGCGCCGTATTCGCGGTCGAAAATTATATCCAGTATGTAAACATACAAAGCGAAGCTGCCGTAAGGCACCTGGCCAATTCGTTCCCTTATGATAACCTGGAGGACGAAACCGCCACCATTACCTTACGCGGAGGTGCCGAGCAGGTAAGCCTTTTGCTGGAAAAAGAATTAAATGAAAGGCTCGATCGCGCCGGCATTGAAGTTTTGGAAGCAAGAATATCACACCTGGCCTACGCGCCGGAGATTGCACACTCTATGTTACAGGTACAACAGGCTTCGGCCATTATTGCCGCCCGCAGGCTAATTGTTGAAGGTGCTGTAGGGATGGTGGAGATGGCGCTGAATAAACTATCAGAAAAAAACATAGTGGAACTTGACGAAGAAAAGAAGGCGGCCATGGTTAGCAACCTGCTGGTTGTGCTATGCGGCGACAGGAGCGTTAACCCCGTTGTAAACACAGGCACGTTATATCATTAA